The genomic interval CCTACAGCAGATAGGGACCGAACTGTCTCACGACGTTCTGAACCCAACTCACGTACCGCTTTAATCGGCGAACAGCCGAACCCTTGGGACCTACTTCAGCCCCAGGATGCGATGAGTCGACATCGAGGTGCCAAACCGCGTCGTCGATGTGAACTCTTGGACGCGATAAGCCTGTTATCCCCGGCGTACCTTTTATCCGTTGAGCGATGGCCCTTCCACTCAGTGCCACCGGATCACTAAGCCCAACTTTCGTTCCTGCTCGGCTCGTCAGCCTCACAGTCAAGCTCCCTTATGCCTTTGCACTCAACGGCTGGTTTCCGTCCAGCCTGAGGGAACCTTTGGACGCCTCCGTTACTCTTTGGGAGGCGACCGCCCCAGTCAAACTACCCACCAGACAATGTCCCCCACCCAGTTCATGGGTGTAGGTTAGAGTCCCAGTAATGTAAGGGTGGTATTTCAAGGACGACTCCATAGAGACTAGCGCCCCTACTTCATTGTCTCCCACCTATCCTACACATACATCACCAAAACTCACTGCCAAGTTGTAGTAAAGGTGCACGGGGTCTTTCCGTCTAGCTGCAGGTAACCGGCGTCTTCACCGGTATCTTAAGTTCGCCGAGTCTCTCGCCGAGACAGCGCCCAAGTCGTTACGCCATTCGTGCAGGTCGGAACTTACCCGACAAGGAATTTCGCTACCTTAGGACCGTTATAGTTACGGCCGCCGTTTACCGGGGCTTCAATTCAAGGCTTCTCCTTGCAGATGACCTCTCCTATTAACCTTCCGGCACCGGGCAGGCGTCAGAGCCTATACATCCTCTTACAAGTTAGCAGGCTCCTGTGTTTTTGGTAAACAGTCGCTTGGGCCTCTTTAGTGCCTCCTGTTGCCAGGAACCCCTTATCCCTAAGTTACGGGGCTATTTTGCCGAGTTCCTTAGCGAGAGTTATCTCGTCCGCCTTGGTATCTTCTACCCACCTACCTGTGTCGGTTTGCGGTACGGTCACCCCTGTAGCTCCCTACGAGGTTTTTCTCGTCAGCGTGGAATCATCTGAGTTCACCCTTACGGGCTTGCACATCACGCCTCAGCCTTATAAAATAGCGGGTTTGCCTGCTATTTAAGCCTAAACGCTTGTACCTGAACCATCACCAGGCCCAGACTATCCTCCTGCGTCCCCCCTTCAGTCAAACGCTACAAAGATGGTGCAGGAATATTAACCTGCTGTCCATCGACTACGCTTCCCAGCCTCATCTTAGGACCGACTAACCCCGGGCGGATTTCCCTTGCCCGGGAAACCTTAGGTTTACGGCGGGCTGACTTCTCATCAGCCTTTGCGCTACTTATGCCAGCATTGTCTCTTCTGCTCCCTCCAACTAACCTCACGGTTAATCTTCTCAGGTCTGCAGAATGCTCCCCTACCACAACGACAGGTTAAGGCTAAGGTTGAGGCTGAGAATTTTTCCTTACTTAACCTTAACCTCAATCTTAACCTGTCGTTATCCGTAGCTTCGGTGTAGTGCTTGAGCCCCGTTAAATTTTCGGCGCGGTGCCACTCGACCAGTGAGCTGTTACGCTTTCTTTAAATGATGGCTGCTTCTAAGCCAACATCCTGGCTGTCTGAGCAATACCACATCCTTTACCACTTAGCACTATCTTGGGGACCTTAGCTGACGGTCTGGGCTTTTTCCCTCTCGACCACGGATCTTAGCACCCATAGTCTCACTCCCCAGAAACATTAACAGGGTATTCGTGGTTTGATTGGGTTTGGTACCACCCACGTGGCCCTAGCCCATTCAGTGCCCTACCCCCCTGTAACTATCCAGAGGCTGTACCTAAATACATTTCGGGGAGAACCAGCTATCACCAGGTTTGATTGGCCTTTCACCCCTACCCACAGTTCATCCGAGCTTTTTGCAACAAACACCGGTTCGGACCTCCACGAAGTCTTACCTCCGCTTCATCCTGACCATGGGTAGATCACCTGGTTTCGGGTCCACTGACTGCAACTAATCGCCCTTTTAAGACTCGGTTTCCCTACGGCTCCATGCCTTAAGCACTTAACCACGCTGCAGCCAGTAACTCGCTGGCCCATTAATCAAAAGGTACACCGTCACACATTGCTGTGCTCCGATTACTTGTAAGCACACGGTTTCAGGTTCTATTTCACTCCCTTCGCCAGGGTTCTTTTCGCCTTTCCCTCACGGTACTCGTCCACTATCGGTCATCAGGTCGTATTTAGCCTTGGAGAGTGGTCTCCCCTGCTTCCCACAGGATTCCTCGTGTCCCGTGGTACTCAGGATACCGCTTCCCTACTACGCATATTTCACCTACAGGTCTATCACCTTCTTCGGACAGCCTTTCCATGCCAGTTCGGTTATATGTATAGTGTGGTACTTATGCGGTCCTACAACCCCCCGCACTTACTTGAAAAAACTAAATAAAAACTACTACTTAAAAATATCCTATCTCCGTTTCCTCAAGTAAGTGCGGGGTTTGGGCTCCTCCCCCTTCGCTCGCCGCTACTAAGGGAATCTCTTTTGATTTCTTCTCCTCTCCCTACTGAGATGTTTCACTTCAGGAGGTTCGCCTCATATACCTATGTGTTCAGTATATGATGTGTAGCTCTTCGCTACACAGGTTGCCCCATTCGGACTCCCACGGATCTACGCTCGCTCGCAGCTCCCCGTGGATTTTCGTAGCCTGCCACGTCCTTCATCGCCGCCTGATGCCAAGGCATCCACCATGTGCCCTTACTACCTTGACCCTACAAACTATCCTCTACTCCCATATTTGTCAAAGAACATCCTGTTTAACCAGGAATTTCAAATCTCAAATTTGAAATCTGAAATCATTTTGGTGGAGGTGAACGGGATCGAACCGATGACCTCCTGCTTGCAAAGCAGGCGCTCTCCCAACTGAGCTACACCCCCGTCGCACAATCTGAAATCTCAGATTTGAAATTTCAAATCATCAATGGTGGGCCTGATTGGAATCGAACCAATCACCTCACCCTTATCAGGGGTGCGCTCTAACCAACTGAGCTACAGGCCCACGAAATGCAATATATCTAAATAGTGTGTGCTATGAACTCTTAATTTTCTTTTTCCTTAGAAAGGAGGTGATCCAGCCACTGGTTCCCCAACGGCTACCTTGTTACGACTTCACCCCAATTACCGGCCATACCTTCGATGGCTGCCTCCCTTGCGGGTTAGCTCACCAACTTCGGGTACAACAGGCTTTCGTGGTGTGACGGGCGGTGTGTACAAGGCCCGGGAACGTATTCACCGCGGCGTAGCTGATCCGCGATTACTAGCGATTCCACGTTCACGGAGTCGAGTTGCAGACTCCGATCCCAACTGAGACCTCTTTTAGGGATTGGCTCCACCTCGCAGTATTGCAACCCTCTGTAGAGGCCATTGTAGCACGTGTGTAGCCCTGGACATAAGGGCCATGATGACTTGACGTCATCCCCACCTTCCTCCAGCTTGTCGCTGGCAGTTTCCTCAGAGAGCCTCTTCGGCAACAGAGGATAGGGGTTGCGCTCGTTGCGGGACTTAACCCAACACCTCACGGCACGAGCTGACGACAGCCATGCAGCACCTGTGTTAGCTCCTTGAGTCGCCCCAAGGTCATCCCCCTTTCAGGTTCTTACCACTAACATGTCAAGCCCAGGTAAGGTTCTTCGCGTTGCGTCGAATTAAACCACATGCTCCACCGCTTGTGCGGGCCCCCGTCAATTCCTTTGAGTTTCAACCTTGCGGCCGTACTTCCCAGGCGGGGTACTTAATGGTTTCCCTTCGGCACAGAGCCCTTACAGACCCCACACCTAGTACCCACCGTTTAGGGCGTGGACTACCAGGGTATCTAATCCTGTTTGCTCCCCACGCTTTCGCGCCTCAGCGTCAGTTAAGTGCCAGAAGACCGTCTTCACCACAGGCCTTCCTCCTGATATCTACGCATTTCACCGCTACACCAGGAATTCCGCCTTCCCCTCACCAACTCAAGTAATGCAGTTTCCAGGGCAGTCCTATGGTTAAGCCATAGAATTCCACCCCAGACTTGCACCACCGCCTACGCGCCCTTTAAGCCCAGTAATTCCGAACAACGCTCGCCACCTCTGTCTTACCGCGGCTGCTGGCACAGAGTTAGCCGTGGCTTATTCATAGGGTACCATCATTATTGTCCCCTACAAAAGGAGTTTACAACCCGAAGGCCTTCGTCCTCCACGCGGCGTCGCTGCATCAGGCTTTCGCCCATTGTGCAAGATTCCCCACTGCTGCCTCCCGTAGGAGTCTGGACCGTGTCTCAGTTCCAGTGTGGCCGTTCGACCTCTCAGTCCGGCTACCCGTCTTCGGCTTGGTGAGCCTTTACCTCACCAACTACCTGATAGGCCGCAGTCCCATCCTAAAGCGCATCTCTGCCTTTTACCACTAACATCCCAGTTCGTGGTCTTATGCGGTATTAGCTGAAGTTTCCCTCAGTTGTCCCCCTCTTTAGGGTAGGTTAACTACGTGTTACTCACCCGTCCGCCACTAACCAAAGACAGAGCACAAAAGCCAGAACTCAAAAGTCACTCAATAAACCCAAAAATTCCTTCCTTCAAACCCTGTCCTCCGCGTTCTGTCCTCTGTGCTCTGCCCTTGGTCCGTTCGACTTGCATGTGTTAGGCACGCCGCCAGCGTTCGTTCTGAGCCAGGATCAAACTCTCAATGGTTTTCGTTAGAATTTGATTCTGGTTAAAATTTGTTTAGAGTTCACGCACACACTTATTTAGCAGTTTTCAAAGAACGAGATTGATACTTTACCTTAAATACAAATTCTTTGTCAAGCGTAATCAAAAACTTTACTTCAAACCCTTTTATCTGTTATAAATACACGATATGCTTTAATGGGCGATTAGCTCAGTGGGAGAGCGCTTCCTTCACACGGAAGAGGTCGTAGGTTCAATCCCTACATCGCCTACCATTTAAAAGAATTAGGTTAAGGTTGAGGTTAAGGTAAAGTTTTAGGAACAAGTAATGTTAGCCTGAACCTTAATTTTTGGGAGAATAAAAAATGCATATCACGATTATCGGCACAGGCTATGTAGGTCTTGTAACAGGCGCTTGCTTTTCAGAATTCGGCGTTTTCGTAACTTGCGTTGACAAAGATAAAAATAAGATAGAATCCTTAAAAAATGGCACCATTCCTTTTTATGAGCCGGGGCTTGAAGATATTGTAAAAAGAAACTTCAAACAAGGCAGACTTAAATTTTCAACAGATATTGGAGAGGCGGTTGAAGAATCTCTTGTCATATTTATTGCTGTTGGTACTCCTCCAAGGGGTGATGGTTCTGCAGACCTCAGTTATGTAGATAATGTTGCAGAAGAAATAGCAAATCATATCAAAAGCTATAAAGTCATCGTTACAAAAAGCACTGTGCCGGTCGGAACTGGGGAGAGAATAAGAAAGATAATATCTGAACACCTTCAGCAAACACAAGCAATAAACACAGCAGATAATCTCTTCGATGTAGTCTCAAATCCTGAATTTCTAAGAGAAGGTGCTGCAATAGAGGATTTTATGAGACCAAACAGGGTTGTCATAGGTGCTGAGAGCCAACAGGCAATAGCAATAATGAAAGACCTTTATAGACCTCTGTATTTGATAGAGACGCCATTTGTAATAACAAATATTAAAACTGCAGAGCTAATCAAATATGCATCAAACTCATTCCTTGCAACAAAAATCTCATTTATCAATGAAATGGCAAATCTCTGCGAAAAGGTTGGTGCAGATGTCAATGTGGTTGCTAAAGGCATGGGGCTTGACAGGAGGATCGGACCAAAATTCCTCCATGCAGGGCCGGGCTTTGGCGGCTCGTGCTTTCCAAAAGATACAAAGGCATTACTGAGAATTGCATCTGAGCACAATGTAGAACTTGGAATCGTAGATGCTGCAATAAGAGCAAATGAAAGACAGATTACAGTGGTATCAGAGAAAATTAAAACTATGCTTAATGACATCAAAGGCAAAACAATCGCAATTTTAGGGCTTTCATTTAAACCAAACACAGATGATATAAGAGAAGCACCTGCAATATCAATCATCAAAAACTTATTAAATGCCGGTGCAAATATCAGGGCATATGACCCTGTTGCAATGGAAAATACAAAAATAGTTTTCCCTGACATAACATATTGCAAAGATGCCTATGATGCATGTAGTAGCGCAGATGCTGTTGTGATTATCACAGAATGGAATCAGTTTAGAAATCTCGATTTAGAGAGGATCATGAAACTTTTGAAACAGCCGTATTTCTTTGACCTGAGAAATATATATGAGCCACAAAAAATGAAGGCACTTGGATTCAATTATTATTCTATAGGGCGATAGAAAAGCAAATTGAAAATAGCAGCATAATGTGATACGATATTTTCAAAAGCCTTAGAGGGGATAAAATGGCAGCAACACTTGAAGAAGAAGTTGCATATCTGAGAGGCAAGGTAGAGGAGCATTCAAAGGCATGGTCTGATTTAAAAGACATGATGATAAATCATGACGCAAAAATGATAGCCTTTGAGCAGAGAATTGACAGAAGATTTGAAGCCATTGACAGAAGATTTGAAGCCATTGACAAAAGATTTGAAGCCATTGACAGAAGATTCGAAGCTGTTGACAGAAGATTCGAAGCCATTGACAGAAGATTCGAGGCACTGGATCAGAAATTCAGCAGATATTTCTTATGGATAATAGGGATTCAAGTGTCAGTCTTACTTGCTGTAATAGCTTCGATGTTAAGACACTGATTTATTTGCAATTATCTGCCTGAAACATTCAGAATTTCGGATATTATCATATGTCCTTGATGTCTTGATATATCTCCAGTTATTGTAGCCCTTTTCAATAGCCTTTTTTAGCCATTTGCATGCCTCATCTGCATTATTTCTTGCTGCATAAAGCTCAGCCATACTGTTTAAGGCATAGATATTATCAGGACTCAGACTAAGGGATTTCTTAATATCTCTTTCTGCATCATCGAGCATACCCATCAATATGTATGTAAAGCCTCTGTTATTATAAGCCATAGCGTTCTGAGGATTAAGTGCGATTGCCTTATTAAAATCCTCAATAGAGCGATCAAAATATCCTATTTCTTGATAGGCATTTCCCCTGTTGATATATGCTGCCTCAAATGCAGGGTTTAATTCAATCGCCATGTTAAAATCAGCAATCGCATAATCATATCGTCCTTTTTTAAGATGAGCAATAGCCCTGTTGTTATATGCATGAAAATTATGCGGATCTTCTCTTATAATCCCTGTGTATTTTTCAATATTAAATTCGTATTTGAATTTTTTGCTCATTAAATCAATATTACTACTCAACAAAGCAAACTGTCAAAAATTCTTTGTGCTGTCGCCAGTGTTCACACTGTGTTGTAAAATAGACACAATATCCCTTCAAACAGTTAAGCAATTAAGCAATTAAGAACTTAAAAGCACACCCCCAAAAATACCCTATTTTCAAACCCTTAACTACCAGCTACTCAAACATCTTGCTATTTAATGAGTCTGGCATATTTGTTGCAATCTTAAGTTTTGGTTTTTTGTTCTTTGACAACTTTTTTTTCTTGACAAATCAGGTTTAAGATGCTATAAAATCAGCATCCTGACATCACCAGCATATATATCAGCGATGATAAAGAAGAAGAGAGATAAAAAGGCATCTTGACATTCAAGCGGAGAGATTTACGCATGAACTTAGCTTTGTCATAGACGAGATAAAGGCTACAGAGGAGAGATTAAATAGAAAAATTGAATCAGAAATAGTAGGATTAAGAAAAGAACTCAAACAGGAAATAAGGGAAGTCAGGCAGGAACTTATAGCGCATAGAGATAACACAGAAGTTCATACCCAAAGGGCTAAAATTAAAAAAGGGCTTTAAAAATGAACACAGCAGAAGAAAAAGAGACCACAAAAGTAGAAGTAGCACAGATAGACCCGCTTTTTTTTGTGGTGCGGGAATTAGACAGCATAAAAATAAGCACCAAAGAAGAATTTGACAAGGTTTACAAAGCAATTGACTCACTGCGGGCAGAAACAAAAGCTGAATTTGACAAAGTCTATAAGGAGTTTGACAAGGTATATAAAAAGTTTGATAATGTCGAAGAATCAATAAATAGCCTTAAAAGTGAAATCAAAGGTGAAATAAATAGCCTCAGAACTGAAACTAAAGATGAAATAAACAGCCTCAAAAATGAAATTAAAGATGAAATAAATAGCCTTAGAACTGAAACCAAAAGTGAGATAAACAGCCTCAAAAATGAAATTAAAGATGAAATAAATAGCCTTAGAACTGAAACCAAAAGTGAGATAAACAGCCTCAAAAATGAAATTAAAGATGAAATAAACAGCTTCAGAACTGAAATTAAAGATGAAATAAATAGCCTCAGAACTGAAACCAAAAGTGAGATAAACAGCCTCAGAACTGAAACTAAAGATGAAATAAACAGCCTTAAAAATGAAATTAAAAGTGAAATCAAAAGTGAAATAAATAGCCTTAGAACTGAAACCAAAGGTGAGATAAACAGCCTTAAAAATGAAATTAAAGATGAAATAAATAGCTTCAGAAGTGAAACCAAAGGTGAGATAAACAACCTTAGAAATGAAATTAAAAGTGAAATCAAAAGTGAGATAAACAGCCTCAGAACTGAAATTAAAGATGACACAAAAGAGCTTCGCTCATTTATGATAAAGCTCACATTCAGCATGGCTGGACTTATAATAGCAGGAGTTGGTATATTATTCAGCATTATCAAACCATAAAAAAGGAGGTGATGCCTGGAGGAAAGGTCAGGAAAAGACAAAAGGAGAGAAGTAAAGTTGTCATTGCGAGCGAGACAAAGCAATCTCAGCAGTGAGATCCTTCGCCAAAGCTCAAAATGACAAGGCAGTTGAGAGCAAAATCCGCCCTTGGCGGAAAAACTGAACCAATCATTAAAACAGGATTGGGAAGTGGAGGAAGTTAAATGAAAAAGTTTTTGGCAATCATTGCAAGCTTAGCATTAGTGCTCGGCTTTGCAGCAAGCGCATTTGCCATCCATGCTGAGATCCCATCAGAGACTCAGGCAATAGTGGCAAAAGGCAGCACCCAGATAACACTGGGCGGTCAATTGAGGGTAAGAGGTGAGATCCAGCAAAACACCTCTGATTTCTTTAGTGATAAATCAGACAGAAAATCATATTACGACCAGCGTGTAAGGCTCCGTCTGCAAGCTGATGTCACCAAAAACACAACAGGTGTGATTCATCTGGAAGGCGGTACAAACAAAGATGACAACTTTAAATGGGGCGATAATTCATCATCAGGCGCAAGCGGTATATACGCCACCGGTAATGCAAAGAAAAGCAGCTTATACATCCTTGAGGCATGGATTCAGCACAAAGGCACAGGACTTCTTGGAATCCCTGCAGGCATAAAGGTTGGTCATATGCCTTTAAAACTCGGCAACGGTCTCTTCTTTGACCACAGCAAGTTTGGCGATGACGCAATCGTATTCTTTATGGACCCTATAAAGGAACTGCATATTGGACTGTTGACAGCCAAATTTGCTGACAATGTAGCCAGTGACACAGCTAACAACGACGCAGATGCATATGTTGGACTTATGGTTTACAAACCAAATAAGGACACCAACATCAGCTTCGATGTGACTTATGTTGATGACAAAAGGAGTAACGGTCTCGGCGGGATCACTTATGGGAATACACCAAATATTGTAAATATTCCAACACATCTCTGGAACTTTGGCTTAAGGGGTGATACAAACATCTCTGGTTTTGGGATATATGCTGATGTAGAACTCCAGAATGGTAAAATTGAATACGATAAAGTAGCAGGCCTCGACGAAACAAAACTGAGAGGTTATGCTTACATGGTAGGCTTGAACTATAAGCTTGACCCTGTGAAAGTTGAACTCGAATATGCATATGGTAGCGGTGATGATGATTCAAACGACAACAAAAACAAAAATTTTGTAACATCACTCGGATCTGACAAACACTTTACATATGTATATGAATACCGCACAAAAAATGCACAAGGTACTCAATATGGTGGACTCACCAATACCCAGTATGTAAAACTCGGATTATCGTCAAATCTTACAAAGGATCTCACTGGTGAAATCCAAGGCTACTGGTTGAGAGCCAGTAAGAAATACTCAGCAACTTATGACAGTAAGAATATCGGAACAGAAATAGATGCAAAAGTCAGCTACAAGATTGATAAGAACCTTGTATACTGGGTAGAAGGCGGCTACCTCTGGGCTGGAAACTTCTGGAAAAACTTTACAGGCGATACATCAACAGCTAAGAAAGTTGACGACGCCTATGCAATCAGGCACGGAATTCAGCTCAGCTTCTAATTGCTGAATATCTGAATCTCAAAAGGCGGCGGGCATTTGCCCGCCGCCTTTTTTGTTTGATTTTTAGTTTCTTGTCTACTATATTTAAATATGGATAGTTTAAATAGGGAAGCAATAAAAAAGGAACTTAAGGTAAATTTGGAAAAATTTAAGATAGCTGCCACTGTAACAACATTAATAACAGGAGGTTTGATTGGACTTTTATTCAAGCAAGCTGATACAACTATGAAGGCAATACTTTTTATTGTAGGGGCAATAGCTGATTTGATTTTTGCTATTTATCTTTGAAAATTGGACAATTTGATTGAAAAATTATTAATCAGGTTAAGGGAGGCTTAAAGTGTTTGAGATAATCGGCTCTATAACTGTAGGAGTGTTGCTAATATTATTTGTTCTTGCATTTACTCATAACTTGATACTGAAAAAACAAAAATAGTCGAGGAATAGATTGGACGGGTTGACAATCACATAGCAACCAAAATGCCTATGCAATCAGACACGGAATCACACTCAGCTTCTAAATCAGTGCGGAAGCTCTGAAGCGCAGAAGTCAAGGCGGTGAGTCACCATATAAATGGTGCCACCGCCTTTTTTGTTTGAAAATCATCTTAATTTCTGCTATGCTATTTTTAAAAGCCCTTTGGAGGACATATGCCTACAACGCTTGAAGAAAGAGTCGCCTATCTTGAAGGCAAGGTCAAAGGATTAAGAAAAGGGGTGTGTAATATTTCTTTAAGCCCTTTGAAAAGTGCAGATATGACGAAGGAGGTTAAGTAAATGCCTGTAATAACCATACCAAAGGCATTGAGAGACAAGCTTGGAGATGAGGCAGCAGAGTCCTTTGCAGTGCTTCTTAAAGAAGTAGAGCATGAAGGCAGAAAAGACGCCCTTGTGCTGGCAGAGGAGAGATTTGAACGCAGGCTCTCTGAAGAAGTAGCATCACTAAGAGTAAAAATCAGTGAGGTAAAAGCAGAACTCGAAACTAAAATCAGTGAGGTAAAAGCAGAACTCGAAACTAAAATCAGTGAGGTAAAGGCTGAACTCGAAGCTAAAATCAGTGAGGTAAAGGTTGACATTATTAAGTGGATGTTTATCTTCTGGGCTGGGCAGATAGTCGTATTGATAGCTATATTACAGATATTCTTCCGTAAATAATGCCTATGCAATCAGGCACGGAATTCAGCTCAGCTTCTAAATCAGTGCA from Dissulfurispira thermophila carries:
- a CDS encoding tetratricopeptide repeat protein produces the protein MSKKFKYEFNIEKYTGIIREDPHNFHAYNNRAIAHLKKGRYDYAIADFNMAIELNPAFEAAYINRGNAYQEIGYFDRSIEDFNKAIALNPQNAMAYNNRGFTYILMGMLDDAERDIKKSLSLSPDNIYALNSMAELYAARNNADEACKWLKKAIEKGYNNWRYIKTSRTYDNIRNSECFRQIIANKSVS
- a CDS encoding DUF1640 domain-containing protein, producing the protein MNTAEEKETTKVEVAQIDPLFFVVRELDSIKISTKEEFDKVYKAIDSLRAETKAEFDKVYKEFDKVYKKFDNVEESINSLKSEIKGEINSLRTETKDEINSLKNEIKDEINSLRTETKSEINSLKNEIKDEINSLRTETKSEINSLKNEIKDEINSFRTEIKDEINSLRTETKSEINSLRTETKDEINSLKNEIKSEIKSEINSLRTETKGEINSLKNEIKDEINSFRSETKGEINNLRNEIKSEIKSEINSLRTEIKDDTKELRSFMIKLTFSMAGLIIAGVGILFSIIKP
- a CDS encoding alginate export family protein; its protein translation is MKKFLAIIASLALVLGFAASAFAIHAEIPSETQAIVAKGSTQITLGGQLRVRGEIQQNTSDFFSDKSDRKSYYDQRVRLRLQADVTKNTTGVIHLEGGTNKDDNFKWGDNSSSGASGIYATGNAKKSSLYILEAWIQHKGTGLLGIPAGIKVGHMPLKLGNGLFFDHSKFGDDAIVFFMDPIKELHIGLLTAKFADNVASDTANNDADAYVGLMVYKPNKDTNISFDVTYVDDKRSNGLGGITYGNTPNIVNIPTHLWNFGLRGDTNISGFGIYADVELQNGKIEYDKVAGLDETKLRGYAYMVGLNYKLDPVKVELEYAYGSGDDDSNDNKNKNFVTSLGSDKHFTYVYEYRTKNAQGTQYGGLTNTQYVKLGLSSNLTKDLTGEIQGYWLRASKKYSATYDSKNIGTEIDAKVSYKIDKNLVYWVEGGYLWAGNFWKNFTGDTSTAKKVDDAYAIRHGIQLSF
- a CDS encoding UDP-glucose dehydrogenase family protein; protein product: MHITIIGTGYVGLVTGACFSEFGVFVTCVDKDKNKIESLKNGTIPFYEPGLEDIVKRNFKQGRLKFSTDIGEAVEESLVIFIAVGTPPRGDGSADLSYVDNVAEEIANHIKSYKVIVTKSTVPVGTGERIRKIISEHLQQTQAINTADNLFDVVSNPEFLREGAAIEDFMRPNRVVIGAESQQAIAIMKDLYRPLYLIETPFVITNIKTAELIKYASNSFLATKISFINEMANLCEKVGADVNVVAKGMGLDRRIGPKFLHAGPGFGGSCFPKDTKALLRIASEHNVELGIVDAAIRANERQITVVSEKIKTMLNDIKGKTIAILGLSFKPNTDDIREAPAISIIKNLLNAGANIRAYDPVAMENTKIVFPDITYCKDAYDACSSADAVVIITEWNQFRNLDLERIMKLLKQPYFFDLRNIYEPQKMKALGFNYYSIGR
- a CDS encoding LA_3696 family protein; translated protein: MPVITIPKALRDKLGDEAAESFAVLLKEVEHEGRKDALVLAEERFERRLSEEVASLRVKISEVKAELETKISEVKAELETKISEVKAELEAKISEVKVDIIKWMFIFWAGQIVVLIAILQIFFRK